ACGAGGCCCACCACCCGCTCGACGAGGCCGTGCCGACCTGAAGAGGGCGCTCGACCGGGTTGGACCTGTGGTGCGACGCCCCGTTCACGTCACGCCGTCGCCTGCGTGGGGTATAAGCCCCCTGCTGACTCCGTCCCTGTCCTGAAAAAGGCCCCCATGAAGGTTCTTGAAAAGCGCATCCTCCGCGGTCCCAACATCCACTCGCCCAGGCCTTGTTTCCTGGCCGTGCTGGACCTCGAAGACCTCGACGATCGTCCCTCCTCCAGCTTTCCGGGCTTCACCGAGCAGATCTGCGCCCTGCTGCCCGGCCTGCACGACCATCGCTGCTCGCTCGGACGGCGCGGGGGCTTTGTGGAGCGCCTCAAGGAGGGCACCTACCCGGCCCACATCACCGAACACGTGCTGATCGAACTGCAGAACATGGTCGGCATCGACGTGGGCTTCGGTAAGGCGCGTCAGGTGCCGAATCGCCCGCGCCAGTACACGATCGTGTGTTCCTACAAGATCGAGAAGGTGGTCACCGAGGCCTTGCCCGTGGCCATGAGAATTGTCGAAGGGCTGGCCCGCGGCGAGAGCGTCGACATCACTGAGGACCTGGAAAAACTGCGTTACTGGGCCGAACTCCATGCGCTCGGACCCTCCACCAAGGCGATCGTCGAGGCGGCCGAACGCCGAGGCATTCCGGCCTTCCGCATCACCGAGGAAGCCAGCCTGTTCCAGCTCGGCTGGGGCAAGTACCAGAAGCGCATCCAGGCCACCATGACCAGCAACACCAGTCACATTGCGGTCGGCATCGCGTCGGACAAGGAACTCACCAAGACCCTGCTGGCCGAGGCCGGTCTGCCGGTGCCCAAGGGCGAGGTGGTGCGTTCGGCCGAGGCGGCCCTGGCGGCCGCCCGGCGCCTGCGCGGTCCGGTGGCGCTCAAGCCCTTCGATGGCAACCAGGGCAAGGGCGTCAGCCTGAACCTGGTCAATCCCGAGCAGATCCAGGCCGCTTACGAGCTGGCCGCGACCTATCGCCGCGCCGTGCTGGTGGAGCAGTTCATCGAAGGCCAGGACTATCGCGTGCTGGTGGTGGGCGACCAGGTCATCGCGGTCGCCCGGCGGATGCCGGCCCACGTCTTCGGCGATGGGCAGCGCACGGTGCGGGAGCTGGTGGCGGCGGAGAACGAGAACCCCAAGCGGGGGGAGGGGCACCTCAAGCCCATGACCCGCATCAAGCTGGATGAGGGCGCGCGCCAGGTGCTGGAACGGCAGGGGCTGACCTTCGACGACGTGCCGGCCGAGGGCCTGCTGGTGGTGCTCAAGGAGAACGCCAATCTCAGCACGGGCGGCTCGGCCGAGGACGTGACCGACCAGATTCACCCGCGCAACGCGGATGCCTGCGTGCAGGCCGCCCAGAAGATCGGGCTGGATGTGGCCGGCATCGACGTGGTCTGCCACGACATCGCCGTGCCGTTTGCGCAGCAGCGCGGGGCCATCATCGAGGTCAACGCGGCGCCGGGCATTCGCATGCACCAGCACCCCGCCAAGGGCCAGCCTCACGACGTGGGAGCGGCGATCGTGCGCTCCCTGTTTCCTTCCGGGTCGCCGAG
This is a stretch of genomic DNA from Candidatus Sericytochromatia bacterium. It encodes these proteins:
- the cphA gene encoding cyanophycin synthetase; translation: MKVLEKRILRGPNIHSPRPCFLAVLDLEDLDDRPSSSFPGFTEQICALLPGLHDHRCSLGRRGGFVERLKEGTYPAHITEHVLIELQNMVGIDVGFGKARQVPNRPRQYTIVCSYKIEKVVTEALPVAMRIVEGLARGESVDITEDLEKLRYWAELHALGPSTKAIVEAAERRGIPAFRITEEASLFQLGWGKYQKRIQATMTSNTSHIAVGIASDKELTKTLLAEAGLPVPKGEVVRSAEAALAAARRLRGPVALKPFDGNQGKGVSLNLVNPEQIQAAYELAATYRRAVLVEQFIEGQDYRVLVVGDQVIAVARRMPAHVFGDGQRTVRELVAAENENPKRGEGHLKPMTRIKLDEGARQVLERQGLTFDDVPAEGLLVVLKENANLSTGGSAEDVTDQIHPRNADACVQAAQKIGLDVAGIDVVCHDIAVPFAQQRGAIIEVNAAPGIRMHQHPAKGQPHDVGAAIVRSLFPSGSPSRVPIISVTGTNGKTTTTLLIGHVIQNTGHVTGITTTEGIYIDGRLAESGDCTGYWSARTVLTSPIVEAAVLETARGGMFKRGLAFDRCDVGVVMNIHDDHLGQHGAETLADLARVKRLVVETAAKACVLNAEDPLVVEMAEHKPEGCETVFFSLDPDHPVVNKHLDAGGRAVYLRRNMIMLAQGDHRIPLLEVERIPFTLRGRARFNVQNSLAAVAALWVQGYTQAQIIAGLTTFTSSVEQNPGRMNLFRVRDFHVLLDYAHNAQSYRLIIETARKLNHKRLVGVITAPGDRYDEKLREIGRICGAGFDHVIVRQMTDLRGRPLGEAPELMRQGVLESGLDPSRVELILDEPTAIRHAIDQGREGDLIIIGCSDTADMIADVVKHAEILIPTAD